From Xiphophorus couchianus chromosome 7, X_couchianus-1.0, whole genome shotgun sequence:
AGAAACATTTGCTTACATTTATGTAAACAAATGCAAAGTGGTACGTCACAGTCATCCCGGAGCCCTGATCATGCCACACCCACTCCCTTACCTGCTCCTGTTTCAGTCAGGAGGGTGGAGCATCAGCAGGTGcaacactataaaaaaaaaaaatctttgtacccggaaggaaaaaaaaacaaacaacaagcGACTCTTCGTACAGGTAGGTTTGACTCTGGTTATTTCAGTAAGACTATAAAGAATACGCTTGTATTTACTGaagaaatgaatatttaaaaaatagttccGATCTATCGCTGCCAGCAGTCGGATGAATGATAATAACTTCCACAAAGGTCAGTTCAGGGCCCGCGGTGAAGCTGGTTTAGGTCGGATGCTCCTCAGATATTCGCTCCGTGGTTCCCTGCTGTCAGTGGGGCGGGTTTCACACCGTGGGCTGTTGCACAGACGGCGGATTTCTCGGCTCCATGTTCTCGCTGCAGAAAGCGGAGGCTCCTTTAGGGACCGTCAACAAATTTACAGTCGGTCGAAACACGAAgagggaaaaacaacaacaacaaaaacccagtAACTTCCAGGTCATGAGCCCTATTGACACCAAATCAATACTCAATTGTGTTAATATActatattaattaaaaacaccAACCTTTCATTACAAACAGTCTGACGTCCTCCGCATTTCCCCAAAGATTGAGACGTGATTCGCTGATATACGGCCAGGTTTAAAGATGAAACTTTCCCAAGAATGGGTGAAGGTGTCATCCCTTCAATCAACTTTCTCACTAATTCTAGCTGCAACCTTGACAGGCCACTGTTGTTCTCCTGACCCAACCAGGACAAACCCACTATCACCTGAACTGTTAGCATTCACTGATAAAATGGATGAACATCTACTGGACATAGTGACCAGCACTGGAGCGGCACACTGCCGGTCAGAGGAAGTTACTTTAGATTTCCTTCAGTTActaaaatgggggaaaaaatgtccGTCTGATTTACagttgtgaaaaacaaacttatggtgtgaaaacaaaaaaagtttggtGGTGGCAATATCATGTTGTGAGATGCCAACCACCTCTATTAACAGATTATTAGACTTGTAATAATCAATGTGTTGATATTTAAGCATCAGTACAAAACACTGTtgatttttccccccttttaaATAAAGACAGTCAGATCACATGATTTACTTATGTAgaacaatttgtgtttttactcaaagtcaTCAGTCATAATCTCATACTTGTCCATGCCTGGTTCTAAATAGTTCTTACAATAATTCACTCCTCTGGCAGAGTTCAGTCCGTGTTTCTCTGGGAGCAGACTGGGAGATGGATCAGAGGAACATCCAGCAGGAATTTCAGGACCAGTTCAACGATGTGGTCTCCAGACTGCAGTCGAAGCAGATGTTCCAGTCTGACTGGGACATCGCTTCTTTTGCCATCTTCTTTATCTTCATTGGTAAGAACTGTGGCGCTCAAAGCGGCAGCATGTTGGAGTTCAGTTTGGTTTATTAGTGTATTCAAAACAGTGGGAAtcatttcttggacggctactttttacctttacttgagtaaaaatatgttgaagttgtgCTTCCTTTACTTGAGTACGATCTTGGGCTGCTCTACTGAGCTCTGCTAACATCACAAAGGTTCAAATTATACCTCAGCTGAAGCTTGGTTTCCAAAGCACACGTTGGAGGATTCTTTTCCGGTTTTTGTACAAATATTGACAGCTGAACTCTTCCTGCTTCTTGTCACTGTTGTGCACAGGCGTGGTTCTCACATTGGTcttgctggttctgatccggtgctgctgctgctgctgcaactgCTGTGACGATGAAAAGGTAAGAACTCTAAGGTTGAAGTCAACAGCAGTATTGTCTCTGGTATGATGTAAGACAAGCACAAATGAAGCTAATGACAGTAGTTATGTAACACACACCAAGTATCTTAGGAATTATGAAGCATCTGATGGTGACATGGTGGCATGCGGGGCCCCAAATGGAAATCCGCTTAGGGCCCCACAaaaggcttgggccggccctgggtGGCCGCGCAGGAAGGGCTGACTTGATGGAAACCAAATATTCACTTTCAGTG
This genomic window contains:
- the smim22 gene encoding small integral membrane protein 22; protein product: MDQRNIQQEFQDQFNDVVSRLQSKQMFQSDWDIASFAIFFIFIGVVLTLVLLVLIRCCCCCCNCCDDEKPRRRKVGIENYGMEP